Proteins from a genomic interval of Xylocopa sonorina isolate GNS202 chromosome 4, iyXylSono1_principal, whole genome shotgun sequence:
- the Cic gene encoding putative transcription factor capicua isoform X1, protein MLTAHSEMHEKRDPLGGGQYGAGGGGGGSSIEEKSIPEQPPPPPAPPQRDPSDPTISAKKLPKKRKFDPSELEEMDKTSNVTSNINNMNMRTPNMPLGQSSLVQQSTLATRQSPQQQESDCYQVSPAHSVVVLPPQSTAVDYSVREEPLRSRPRPATVAIDLSEWRDHRVLALRDSYYYPGVIRNVVQGEIYIEFDGERKLMRYTDVLGAGRYDVIGDASPSVGQVTLDAKVCIRCPTSNNQVFVKGTVCKILTKPKRFVVKIPREDDQSESFVVKRADLRLVLPPWWDELEEGLEDCDSSRIEGIGTEFAVYEHGYRNSSEAPTAVPIMQLHHTSHHTSHISTHSDTGGYYRTTGTSPLMTLGTSAHPATTALSNGSRPYDDLESEDDLDREDITFPSDADAKLSGSSKRSSMQSRGSTSSLVERSITPRSQAATPRSQAATPHRYKKGDVVAAPSGVRKKFNGKQWRRLCSKEGCSKESQRRGYCSRHLNLKGSCLRGPANTFSGGKMDGEETSRDSDTSPNYGDRRITGRFDQDETEAANMLVSLGSSRSATPAFSSPTGQSSISPCINQSPVPPLGLNQNNVFMPISSPAHHAAPLISPGAKWKHSPTQSTFITQYQQQVIKPEPNRVVRSNRPAPTAPASIGTSVIRISPVSRGIPGSNMSWSEQSPPPRHPSVVTTIAQQQGIILQHALTTNNGFPGHSEIPEQNPQILKPSHSPHMSLSAPTPQNLTLLHKPLEQPVDYAQPQTQNQPIYVMQQHHQHEKKYLVIKNSMDVSAAGHITNQDDKYRPALMNHLNQHPVTLHQTQCQPPQSPAVSSVHVEKLSGLQQASKVATHVSTHMDMQRTQPPPTSVVMTTATEASNPSTPTSVFQHVIVQSGHLVQIPKTQPSREENSKNNGVLYGSHDVPPAYQPHPPSLLNNAVRNWKKAFPWQTTVLDQSEVSPPPSALSPPLSAPPIPISMSTPGEDGSGPGPDPITPAEEEDDDVFEAEPTTPAEVEANANKRRSQSLSALHSKEPQSPLKTKDRIRRPMNAFMIFSKRHRALVHQRHPNQDNRTVSKILGEWWYALGSEEKQKYHDLASEVKEAHFKAHPDWKWCSKDRRKSSTTSFKGSESRGKLNSTGEDTDMGPPADDIPLTPRATDEITVPVTAVYNEAPTIEVINQSHTHRIMEMPMPVENTEPDIKQDEDGNASDEDQMVICEDPQPEIDLKCKDKLTDSDNDVQDEDGEKKCYTQPRFSPMSGQKRESITVKQEVTCRPKPIKARLSSIPSTGIETTTKYHHTSMDKGGTVSVLSSTYPYHSPVNPTGVSGFQPTGGAFITMPISPKVIKPEPVKTEQQYSTQYSMSNLVASIHENGRNMPKFTAAPVLHSIGSKPMMALFKQQQPLQSLGTILRPLTSAVPYQPSFTLTFLDNDLVAVSKPQQGSQFLGPTPPHPRMYGFHIPISDAGNRNISSQGLVSGNKMETQSVIVSKPYSVSTTPTTSTYRGIGHPIARLAELEKNENQIGTNHAQFYVTNVKSEQDRKDTVNILLPATNDKLKQPSTPHTPHTPLSNHGSTEITTNKSYSMDESQSNDIGPSKGTFMLAPTPAQLGRAPLQRRQSMAMPPTSNAGDHGPLTSQHCDNRSQTNTSQTAEQIQQQQNFSESHASPSPSTKKGSFFKKNVEDGMDRVLEQVNFQEKFSSLPEFKPEDIQSPSAISMNTAGSSGHGSVVTSGLHPSNLQSSMQMQSYRKKSAQGPHRPTMNEDDIESDTSVSATPKSTSSVKLTGNTFFGPDFNVDAYRTNTDLVGDVDASSPRTPKTPGGGAGNSIGIGRSENERGHRKVLEQRRHLVMQLFQEHGYFPSTQATTTFQAKHSDIFPNKTSLQLKIREVRQKLKANATPMSANSLVSPLPVSEPSPNVTGPLTAPPTSMGAPHSLPVSSSGS, encoded by the exons ATGCTGACTGCTCATTCTGAGATGCACGAAAAACGGGATCCCCTTGGAGGCGGACAGTATGGAGCAGGCGGGGGTGGTGGCGGCAGTTCGATTGAAGAAAAATCTATTCCGGAACAACCACCCCCGCCGCCGGCGCCTCCACAGCGGGATCCTTCGGATCCAACGATCAGTGCTAAGAAACTTCCAAAGAAACGAAAGTTTGATCCATCCGAGCTAGAGGAGATGGACAAAACCAGTAATGTAACCAGCAACATAAACAATATGAACATGCGGACACCGAATATGCCACTCGGTCAATCAAGTTTAGTTCAGCAATCAACCCTAGCCACCCGGCAGTCTCCGCAACAGCAAGAATCCGATTGTTATCAA GTATCTCCGGCACATTCGGTGGTAGTTTTACCACCCCAAAGTACAGCAGTGGATTATTCTGTTCGAGAAGAGCCGTTACGTTCTCGTCCTCGGCCTGCTACTGTTGCTATTGATCTCAGTGAGTGGCGCGACCACAGAGTGTTAGCTTTAAGGGATTCATATTATTATCCGGGTGTTATACGTAACGTTGTCCAAGGCGAAATTTACATAGAGTTCGACGGGGAGAGAAAACTGATGCGTTACACTGACGTTCTCGGCGCCGGTAGATACGATGTGATAGGTGACGCGAGCCCGTCGGTTGGGCAAGTGACTTTGGATGCGAAAGTTTGTATCAGGTGTCCGACGTCGAACAATCAGGTGTTTGTAAAAGGGACAGTGTGCAAGATTCTAACGAAGCCTAAGCGTTTTGTTGTTAAAATACCAAGGGAAGATGATCAAAGTGAAAGTTTTGTCGTGAAACGCGCGGATCTGCGATTAGTGTTACCTCCATGGTGGGACGAATTAGAAGAGGGACTGGAAGACTGTGATTCTTCGAGGATCGAAGGAATTGGTACGGAGTTTGCTGTATACG AACATGGGTATCGAAATTCCTCAGAAGCTCCGACAGCAGTGCCAATTATGCAACTCCATCACACTTCTCACCACACATCTCATATATCAACTCATAGCGACACAGGTGGTTACTACAGAACGACTGGAACTAGTCCTCTTATGACTTTAGGCACATCTGCACATCCTGCCACTACAGCATTAAGTAATGGAAGCCGACCGTATGATGATTTAGAAAGTGAAGATGACTTAGATAGGGAAGATATTACATTCCCTTCAGATGCAG ACGCAAAATTGTCAGGGAGCAGTAAAAGAAGCAGCATGCAAAGTCGAGGAAGTACCAGTAGTTTAGTTGAACGCAGTATAACTCCTCGTTCTCAAGCAGCCACGCCCAG ATCTCAGGCGGCGACGCCACATAGATATAAAAAAGGTGATGTAGTGGCTGCACCAAGTGGAGTTAGGAAAAAATTCAACGGTAAACAATGGCGTAGACTCTGTAGTAAAGAAGGATGTTCCAAAGAAAGTCAACGAAGAGGATATTGTTCTCGTCATCTTAACTTGAAAGGATCTTGTCTCAGAGGTCCGGCGAATACCTTTTCTGG TGGTAAAATGGATGGCGAAGAAACATCCAGAGATTCTGACACTTCTCCGAATTATGGAGACAGGAGAATTACCGGTCGATTTGATCAAGATGAAACCGAAGCAGCTAACATGCTTG TTTCCTTGGGAAGTTCCAGATCAGCAACTCCAGCCTTTTCGTCGCCAACTGGACAATCTTCGATATCCCCTTGCATTAATCAGTCTCCAGTACCGCCTTTGGGTCTCAATCAAAACAACGTGTTTATGCCCATTTCAAGTCCTGCTCATCATGCAGCTCCATTAATTTCGCCTGGTGCGAAGTGGAAACATTCACCTACTCAATCCACTTTCATTACTCAGTATCAACAGCAGGTGATAAAACCTGAACCTAATCGAGTGGTTAGATCAAATCGACCAGCTCCAACTGCCCCTGCTAGCATAGGAACAAGCGTGATAAGAATCTCTCCCGTTAGTCGTGGCATACCTGGATCTAACATGTCATGGTCGGAGCAAAGCCCGCCGCCGCGACATCCATCGGTTGTAACGACTATAGCTCAACAGCAAGGCATCATCCTTCAACATGCGCTTACGACGAATAACGGTTTTCCCGGGCATTCTGAAATTCCAGAGCAAAACCCACAAATACTGAAACCATCTCATTCGCCTCATATGTCATTATCTGCGCCAACGCCGCAAAACCTGACGCTACTGCATAAGCCTTTGGAACAGCCGGTTGATTATGCTCAGCCTCAAACACAAAATCAGCCAATTTACGTGATGCAGCAGCATCATCAACACGAAAAAAAGTATCTTGTGATAAAGAACAGTATGGATGTGTCCGCAGCAGGCCATATAACTAACCAGGATGATAAATACAGACCAGCGTTAATGAATCACTTAAATCAGCATCCGGTAACGTTACATCAAACGCAATGTCAACCTCCACAGTCACCTGCTGTCTCGTCCGTCCATGTTGAAAAATTGTCCGGTTTGCAACAA GCAAGTAAAGTGGCCACCCACGTATCTACGCATATGGACATGCAAAGAACACAACCACCACCCACAAGCGTTGTGATGACAACCGCTACTGAAGCTTCAAATCCATCTACCCCAACAAGTGTCTTCCAGCACGTAATCGTACAATCTGGGCATTTGGTACAAATTCCTAAAACGCAACCATCTAGAGAAGAAAATTCGAAAAATAACGGAGTTTTGT ATGGCAGCCATGACGTTCCTCCTGCATATCAGCCCCATCCCCCATCATTACTGAACAATGCAGTGCGCAACTGGAAAAAAG CTTTCCCCTGGCAGACAACAGTACTGGATCAATCGGAAGTAAGTCCTCCACCATCTGCACTGAGTCCACCTTTGAGTGCACCGCCGATTCCAATTAGCATGAGCACACCTGGCGAGGATGGATCTGGACCCGGTCCAGATCCTATTACACCTGCtgaagaagaagacgacgatGTTTTCGAAGCAGAACCGACAACTCCTGCAGAAGTCGAGGCTAATGCTAATAAGCGACGCAGTCAATCCCTTAGCGCTTTGCATTCTAAAGAACCTCAAAGTCCACTTAAA ACTAAAGACAGAATACGTAGACCGATGAACGCATTTATGATTTTCTCTAAACGGCATCGCGCATTGGTGCACCAGAGACATCCAAATCAAGATAACCGTACTGTATCTAAAATATTGGGAGAATGGTGGTACGCTTTAGGTTCGGAAGAAAAGCAGAAGTACCACGATCTTGCTTCAGAGGTGAAGGAGGCACATTTTAAAGCGCATCCAGATTGGAAATGGTGCAGTAAGGACAGGCGAAAATCTTCGACGACAAGTTTCAAGGGTAGTGAATCTCGAGGAAAACTGAATAGTACCGGAGAAGATACGGATATGGGACCACCAGCGGATGACATACCTTTAACGCCAAGGGCCACCGATGAAATTACTGTACCAGTTACGGCAGTGTATAATGAAGCTCCTACGATTGAG GTTATCAATCAGTCGCACACACATCGGATAATGGAAATGCCTATGCCTGTCGAAAATACAGAACCCGACATAAAACAGGATGAAGATGGTAATGCATCGGACGAAGATCAAATGGTAATCTGTGAGGATCCACAGCCAGAGATAGATTTAAAATGTAAAGACAAGTTAACGGATAGTGACAATGATGTGCAAGATGAGGATGGTGAGAAGAAATGTTATACACAACCAAGATTCTCTCCTATGAGTGGTCAAAAGAGAGAGTCGATAACCGTGAAGCAGGAAGTAACGTGTAGGCCTAAACCAATAAAAG CACGTTTGTCCAGTATACCTTCGACAGGTATTGAAACCACAACGAAATACCACCATACTTCTATGGATAAAGGAGGAACTGTATCGGTTTTGTCCAGCACATATCCTTATCATAGTCCTGTAAACCCGACTGGAGTATCAGGCTTTCAACCTACTGGTGGAGCTTTCATAACCATGCCAATATCCCCAAAAGTAATCAAACCGGAACCAGTAAAAACTGAACAACAGTACAGTACTCAATACAGTATGAGCAATCTAGTAGCGAGCATTCACGAGAATGGAAGGAACATGCCTAAATTTACGGCTGCACCGGTTTTACATTCT ATTGGATCGAAACCTATGATGGCTCTGTTTAAACAACAGCAGCCGTTGCAGTCTTTAGGCACTATTCTTCGCCCCCTTACTTCAGCTGTCCCTTATCAACCATCGTTCACTCTAACATTTCTCGATAACGATTTGGTGGCTGTTTCCAAACCGCAGCAGGGATCGCAGTTTCTTGGTCCAACACCACCACATCCCCGGATGTACGGATTCCATATACCTATCTCAG ATGCTGGCAATCGCAACATATCTTCGCAAGGTTTAGTTTCTGGTAATAAGATGGAAACCCAAAGTGTTATAGTGAGCAAACCCTATTCAGTTTCGACAACTCCCACTACATCGACTTATCGAGGAATTGGCCATCCAATAgcacgtcttgcagaacttgagAAAAATGAGAATCAAATAGGAACTAATCATGCCCAATTTTATG TGACTAATGTTAAATCCGAACAAGATAGAAAAGACACAGTGAATATTCTTTTGCCTGCTACAAACGATAAACTGAAACAACCATCTACTCCACATACTCCTCATACACCTCTTAGTAACCACGGTAGTACCGAAATTACTACAAATAAATCATATTCGATGGATGAGTCCCAATCTAACGATATAGGTCCAAGTAAGGGTACTTTTATGCTTGCTCCTACTCCGGCACAACTGGGTCGTGCACCGTTACAAAGGAGACAATCAATGG CAATGCCTCCCACATCAAATGCAGGAGACCATGGGCCTCTGACGTCTCAACATTGCGACAATCGTTCACAAACGAATACATCTCAAACTGCAGAGCAGATACAACAGCAACAAAATTTCTCAGAATCTCATGCTTCTCCATCGCCATCTACGAAAAAGGGTTCGTTCTTCAAGAAAAATGTTGAAGATGGAATGGACAG AGTTCTCGAGCAAGTGAATTTCCAAGAAAAATTCTCATCTTTACCAGAATTTAAACCAGAAGACATACAAAGTCCAAGTGCAATCAGTATGAACACAGCGGGTTCGTCTGGTCACGGTTCGGTAGTAACATCTGGCTTACACCCATCTAATTTACAATCGTCAATGCAAATGCAAAGTTATCGGAAAAAATCTGCGCAAGGACCTCATAGGCCCACAA TGAATGAGGACGATATCGAGTCAGACACGTCAGTGTCCGCAACTCCAAAATCAACTTCCAGTGTTAAGTTGACGGGAAATACGTTCTTTGGTCCAGATTTTAACGTTGACGCGTATAGAACTAACACCGACCTGGTAGGGGACGTTGATGCTAGTTCTCCCAGGACACCAAAAACGCCTGGAGGAGGTGCTGGGAACTCTATAGGAATTGGTAGGAGTGAAAACGAACGGGGCCATAGGAAAGTACTGGAACAGCGCCGGCATCTTGTTATGCAATTATTTCAAGAACACGGCTACTTTCCTTCAACGCAAGCTACCACGACTTTTCAAGCTAAGCATTCAGAtatatttcctaataagacaaGCTTGCAATTGAAAATCAGAGAAGTCAGGCAAAAGTTGAAAGCTAACGCAACACCTATGAGTGCTAATAGTCTGGTTAGTCCACTACCTGTTTCTGAACCTTCACCTAACGTGACTG GACCATTGACTGCTCCTCCTACATCGATGGGAGCTCCACATTCACTGCCTGTAAGCAGTAGTGGTAGCTAG